Proteins from a single region of Stutzerimonas stutzeri:
- the glgA gene encoding glycogen synthase GlgA codes for MSIAAVNARPVGLPKAQPVVPPVTRPALQIRSSHDDKRKILFVTSELTDLVKTGGLADVSAALPRALGARHDVRVLIPGYSQVINAGHAIRTVGSLNGYADIPGCRIGRMDMPDGLIIYVLICPELYERDGSPYGDGHGNDWPDNPIRFARLGLAAAEIAAGTACISWAPELVHAHDWPAGLTPAYMRWRGLNTPSVFTIHNLAYQGNIDMSQRRQLGIPADACDPERMEFYGKLSLLKAGIAYANRVTTVSATYAEEITTPEFGCGMEGFLSMKARQGLLSGLLNGIDESWEPETDPYLVSGFSARRWTGKEANAAYIRESFGLEQCAAPLFAVVSRLVHQKGVDLTLDVAHAIVEGGQLAILGQGDHHIENQVRQLAAQYPGRVAAHIGFNETDARRLFAGSDFLLMPSRYEPCGLSQMYAQRYASLPIARRTGGLADSIEDGVTGFLFDEPDTASYRQAVQRALAIHQHPQLLGAMRCRAMATGFFWRHAIEPYDALYRQLLGERREVRLLI; via the coding sequence ATGAGTATTGCCGCTGTGAACGCCCGGCCTGTCGGATTACCGAAGGCCCAACCTGTTGTACCCCCGGTTACCCGCCCTGCCCTGCAGATTCGCAGTAGCCACGACGACAAACGCAAAATCCTGTTCGTTACCTCCGAACTGACCGACCTGGTCAAGACCGGCGGCCTTGCCGATGTGTCTGCTGCACTGCCCCGCGCGCTTGGTGCACGACACGACGTGCGCGTGCTGATCCCCGGCTATTCACAGGTGATCAACGCCGGGCATGCCATCCGCACGGTTGGCTCGCTCAATGGCTATGCCGATATACCCGGCTGCCGAATCGGCCGGATGGACATGCCCGATGGCCTGATCATCTATGTACTGATCTGCCCCGAGCTCTACGAGCGCGACGGCTCGCCCTACGGCGATGGCCATGGCAATGACTGGCCGGACAATCCGATTCGCTTCGCCCGTCTGGGCCTGGCTGCGGCGGAGATTGCCGCCGGTACCGCCTGCATCAGCTGGGCTCCGGAACTGGTGCATGCGCACGATTGGCCAGCCGGGCTGACGCCTGCATACATGCGCTGGCGTGGGCTGAATACACCGAGCGTTTTCACCATTCATAACCTTGCCTATCAGGGCAATATCGACATGTCGCAGCGGCGCCAGCTGGGCATCCCCGCCGACGCATGCGACCCCGAACGCATGGAGTTCTACGGCAAGCTTTCGCTACTCAAGGCCGGTATTGCTTATGCCAACCGGGTAACCACCGTAAGCGCCACCTATGCCGAGGAAATCACCACGCCGGAGTTTGGCTGCGGCATGGAGGGGTTCCTCAGCATGAAAGCCCGCCAGGGACTGCTCAGTGGGCTACTCAACGGTATCGACGAGAGCTGGGAGCCGGAAACCGATCCCTATCTGGTGAGCGGCTTCAGCGCGCGGCGCTGGACCGGCAAGGAGGCGAACGCCGCCTATATCCGTGAATCCTTCGGCCTCGAACAGTGCGCGGCGCCTTTGTTCGCCGTGGTTTCGCGCCTGGTTCACCAGAAAGGCGTAGATCTGACGCTCGATGTGGCCCACGCCATCGTCGAAGGCGGCCAGCTGGCAATCCTGGGGCAAGGCGATCACCACATCGAAAACCAGGTTCGCCAACTGGCGGCCCAATACCCTGGGCGCGTTGCGGCACACATCGGCTTCAACGAAACCGATGCGCGTCGGCTGTTCGCAGGCAGCGACTTCCTGCTGATGCCGTCGCGCTATGAGCCGTGTGGCCTGAGCCAGATGTATGCCCAGCGTTATGCCTCCTTGCCGATCGCACGTCGCACGGGCGGTTTGGCCGACTCCATCGAGGATGGTGTTACCGGCTTTCTGTTCGACGAGCCAGACACGGCGAGCTACCGCCAGGCTGTTCAACGGGCGCTGGCCATTCATCAGCACCCGCAGTTACTCGGCGCGATGCGCTGTCGGGCAATGGCGACGGGATTTTTCTGGCGCCACGCCATCGAACCTTATGACGCGCTTTACCGGCAATTGCTCGGCGAGCGTCGCGAGGTCCGTCTTTTAATCTGA
- the treZ gene encoding malto-oligosyltrehalose trehalohydrolase: protein MQKQRAHIGHHGPELLDDGTTRFRLWAPDAQNVSLIVVGAQTLPMTATEDGWYSIDAPYGAGTLYRFLIDDDLHVPDPASRAQAGDVHAPSLVVDTHNNYLWRNSSWLGRPWHETVLYEMHVGLYGGFAAMERHLAELAELGITAIELMPIAEFPGDRNWGYDGVLPYAPEAAYGSPEELKHLIDTAHGLGLMVFLDVVYNHFGPDGNYLGHYAKHFFRHDQQTPWGDGIDFRRREVRDFFIDNTLMWLMDYRFDGLRFDAVHAIPDRSFLTELAERVHATVEPDRHVHLVLENEDNRSTLLTQGFTAQWNDDGHNVLHTLLTDESQGYYADYNQDATAKLARFLGEGFIYQGQNNRRGETRGEPSGHLSPTSFVLFLQNHDQTGNRAFGERLSTLADPDALRAATAVLLLSPMIPLLFMGEEWGSRQPFLFFTSHHGELADAVREGRRNEFAEFAEFADEATRERIPDPNAVATFEVSRPDFDARHHPEHAEWHALYRQLLRIRHAEIVPRLAGSQFLDARVLADAAVLVNWRLADGSRLRLELNLGAQPAPLPASSATAELLFASRETVGDTHDQLAPRMAKLYLEKAT, encoded by the coding sequence ATGCAGAAGCAGCGTGCCCATATAGGGCATCACGGTCCGGAGTTGCTGGATGACGGGACGACCCGCTTCCGACTCTGGGCGCCCGATGCGCAAAACGTCAGTCTGATCGTTGTAGGCGCACAAACGCTGCCGATGACCGCCACAGAAGATGGCTGGTACAGCATCGACGCTCCCTATGGCGCCGGTACGCTGTACCGGTTTCTTATCGACGATGATCTGCACGTACCTGACCCCGCCTCGCGCGCTCAGGCCGGCGACGTCCATGCGCCGAGCCTGGTGGTCGACACCCATAACAACTATCTGTGGCGCAACAGCAGTTGGCTGGGCCGCCCATGGCACGAAACCGTGCTGTACGAGATGCACGTCGGCCTCTACGGCGGCTTCGCAGCAATGGAGCGGCATCTGGCTGAGCTTGCCGAACTTGGCATCACCGCGATCGAGCTGATGCCCATCGCGGAGTTTCCTGGCGACCGCAACTGGGGTTACGACGGTGTACTGCCCTATGCGCCGGAAGCGGCGTATGGCAGCCCCGAAGAACTCAAGCATCTCATCGACACCGCACATGGGCTGGGACTGATGGTCTTCCTCGACGTGGTTTATAACCACTTCGGCCCGGACGGCAATTATCTCGGCCACTATGCCAAGCACTTTTTCCGCCACGACCAGCAAACGCCCTGGGGCGACGGTATTGATTTCCGCCGCCGCGAAGTGCGCGATTTTTTCATCGACAACACGCTGATGTGGCTGATGGACTATCGCTTCGATGGTCTGCGTTTCGACGCCGTGCATGCCATCCCCGATCGCAGCTTCCTGACTGAACTTGCCGAGCGCGTGCATGCAACGGTGGAGCCCGACCGTCATGTACATCTGGTGCTGGAGAACGAAGATAACCGCTCAACGCTGCTCACCCAGGGGTTCACTGCGCAGTGGAACGATGACGGCCATAACGTGCTGCACACCCTGCTGACCGATGAAAGCCAGGGCTACTACGCCGATTACAACCAGGACGCGACCGCCAAACTGGCGCGTTTTCTCGGCGAAGGCTTCATCTATCAGGGGCAGAACAACCGTCGCGGCGAAACTCGTGGCGAGCCCAGCGGACATCTCTCGCCGACATCATTCGTACTGTTCCTGCAAAACCACGATCAGACCGGCAACCGCGCCTTCGGCGAGCGCCTGAGCACGCTAGCCGACCCGGATGCACTGCGCGCGGCGACTGCCGTGCTGCTGCTGTCGCCCATGATCCCGCTGCTGTTCATGGGCGAAGAATGGGGCTCACGCCAGCCTTTCCTGTTCTTCACCAGCCACCACGGCGAACTCGCAGACGCCGTGCGCGAAGGGCGTCGAAACGAGTTCGCCGAGTTTGCCGAATTCGCCGACGAGGCCACGCGCGAACGCATTCCGGATCCGAACGCAGTGGCTACGTTCGAGGTTTCGCGGCCTGACTTCGACGCACGTCACCACCCGGAACATGCCGAATGGCATGCGCTATATCGCCAGCTGCTACGCATTCGCCATGCGGAGATCGTGCCGCGTCTAGCCGGCTCACAGTTCCTCGATGCACGCGTTCTGGCCGATGCGGCAGTGCTCGTTAACTGGCGATTGGCCGACGGCAGCCGGCTGCGGCTGGAGCTCAATCTCGGCGCGCAACCCGCACCACTTCCCGCCTCGTCCGCCACCGCCGAGCTGCTGTTCGCGAGCCGTGAGACGGTCGGCGACACGCATGACCAGTTGGCGCCTCGTATGGCCAAGCTGTATCTGGAGAAAGCCACATGA